One Ostrea edulis chromosome 2, xbOstEdul1.1, whole genome shotgun sequence genomic region harbors:
- the LOC125681182 gene encoding TBC domain-containing protein kinase-like protein — MNELGDADFGLTTFFARTHPNDKCGANGLPLTPNSIKILGRFEHLKTINHENVCKYIDIQRGKHERLMVVTEHYQQNLKKVAKSGKYSDEDNLVSLAYGIVRGLAYLNNKGITHRNLSQENILFNTKGKVKLSEYGLYHMTDYGADIAFPIGHPQYLSPEVLCELPIQYDEHSESEPTVLIPSGPKSDVWSLGLILLEVLTGEEFWGDLTIPQAFFKILSFVNSDIHPLDTICKDLNVEGHVKSLSRDFIDFLRHCLAASPKDRLNPSELVKHSLFRDLRQNDVMKQNEHRLFSSDLRSLDLELPVLGQNGYSKDLNEDHLSQRSMEEIYYLWRLAGGELFGALKKEGLVKTKPPIHLLPYFSTMDGEVFGQRRDQAEFLDRTIIILSQEQLRKRLSEIDETAYYPLLEDENGHVSTSLPSSPSNSDLSETASLPLVIKEKDIEYQFHRIILYERLIKGYPYKKNHIWKEARVDIPPLVRANVWAALLEVEGDIYSRYDSIDKETPTTTDRQIEVDIPRCHQYHELLSSPIAHAKFKRILKAWVVSHPQYVYWQGLDSLSAPFLALNFNNEALAYTCLSAFIPKYLHNFFLKDNSQVIQEYLAVFSHLITFHDPELSNHLDGIGFIPDLYAIPWFLTMFAHAFPLHKLVHLWDTLLLGNSSFPLCIGVAILQQFRDRLLSYGFNECILMFSDMPEIDIQTCVQDSIRIFCNTPKSATFRQYARELKKSRDSRPNVSYYSRDYNEQPKSELSMEPIKVEELKTEKCCRISAEDLIELGELCGPASSKSPTKRRPNSKPVIIVIDIRNPEDYAKGTIPGSINIPFPSAFSPEGDLNPCPAVNTLNQNKGQVKVIVGSRGKNSSNFAADLVRLGYQKVCVLHKGIDVLRSTSILTVPPADYF; from the exons TGAGGACAATTTGGTATCATTGGCTTATGGGATTGTCAGAGGACTAGCGTATCTGAATAACAAGGGAATCACACATAGAAATCTGTCTCAAGAAAATATCCTATTCAATACCAAG GGAAAGGTGAAGTTATCAGAGTACGGTCTGTATCACATGACAGATTACGGAGCAGACATAGCGTTTCCTATTGG ACACCCTCAGTACCTGTCCCCGGAGGTGCTGTGTGAGCTTCCGATACAATACGACGAACATTCTGAATCAGAGCCCACTGTGTTAATTCCCTCAGGACCAAAGTCTGATGTGTGGTCTCTTGGCCTGATTTTGCTTGAGGTTCTGACT GGAGAAGAATTTTGGGGTGACCTGACCATTCCACaggcattttttaaaattttaagcTTTGTGAACTCAG ATATTCATCCATTAGATACAATATGTAAGGACCTTAATGTTGAGGGTCATGTGAAG TCCCTTTCAAGAGATTTTATTGACTTCCTGAGACATTGTTTAGCTGCCTCTCCAAAAGACAG ATTAAATCCTAGTGAACTAGTGAAACATTCCCTCTTCAGAGACCTCAGACAGAATGAT GTGATGAAGCAAAATGAACACCGACTCTTCTCTTCAGATCTGCGAAGTTTAGATTTAGAACTTCCTGTTCTGGGACAGAATGGGTACAGTAAAG ATTTGAATGAGGATCACCTGTCTCAGAGGTCAATGGAGGAGATCTACTACTTATGGAGACTAGCAGGAGGAGAATTGTTTGGTGCACTGAAGAAAGAGGGACTAGTCAAAACAAAGCCTCCCATTCATCTCTTGCCATA ttTCTCAACAATGGATGGTGAAGTTTTTGGCCAGAGGAGAGACCAGGCTGAGTTCTTAGATAGAACTATCATAATTCTGTCTCAGGAACAACTCAGGAAG AGATTAAGTGAAATAGATGAAACCGCATATTACCCTCTGTTGGAAGATGA AAATGGTCATGTTTCCACATCCTTGCCTTCATCTCCTAGCAACAGTGACCTTTCTGAAACAGCTAGCCTGCCTTTAGTTATCAAAGAAAAAGATATTGAGTATCAG TTTCACAGAATCATTTTGTACGAGAGATTGATAAAAGGATATCCGTACAAGAAAAATCACATATGGAAGGAGGCCAGAGTAGACATTCCACCTTTGGTCAGAGCTAACGTTTGGGCAGCTCTTTTGGAAGTGGAG GGTGATATATACTCCAGATATGATTCAATTGACAAGGAAACCCCTACTACCACAGATAGACAG ATAGAAGTGGATATACCCCGCTGTCATCAATATCACGAGCTCCTTTCTTCTCCCATTGCCCACGCAAAGTTTAAGCGCATCCTGAAGGCCTGGGTGGTCAGTCACCCTCAGTATGTATACTGGCAGGGTCTGGATTCCCTGTCTGCTCCATTCCTTGCCCTCAACTTCAACAATGAAG CTTTGGCTTACACCTGTCTCTCGGCATTTATTCCAAAGTATCTACACAATTTCTTTTTGAAAGATAACTCTCAGGTCATTCAAG AGTACCTAGCAGTCTTCTCTCATCTGATCACATTTCACGACCCTGAACTCAGCAACCATTTAGATGGCATTGGTTTTATACCAGAT TTGTATGCTATCCCATGGTTTCTCACTATGTTTGCTC ATGCGTTTCCACTTCATAAACTTGTTCATCTCTGGGACACACTGTTGCTTGGCAACTCCTCCTTCCCACTGTGTATTGGTGTAGCCATATTACAACAGTTCAGGGACCGTCTGCTATCTTATGGATTCAATGAATGTATTTTAATGTTCTCAGACATGCCAG AGATAGACATACAGACCTGTGTACAAGATTCCATCAGAATTTTCTGTAATACTCCGAAGAGTGCCACATTCCGACAGTATGCTAGAGAACTGAAGAAATCCAGGGACAGCAGACCTAATGTTTCATACTATTCCAGAGACTACAATGAACAGCCAAAATCAGAACTG TCCATGGAACCAATTAAAGTTGAAGAGCTGAAGACAGAAAAGTGCTGTCGAATATCTGCAGAGGATTTGATAGAGTTGGGTGAACTCTGTGGCCCGGCCTCTTCCAAGAGTCCGACCAAGAGGAGGCCAAACAGTAAACCGGTGATTATTGTGATTGACATCAGAAATCCTGAGGA CTATGCTAAGGGGACCATTCCTGGCAGCATCAACATCCCCTTTCCCTCTGCCTTCTCACCAGAAGGGGATCTGAATCCCTGCCCAGCAGTGAACACACTGAATCAAAACAAGGGTCAAGTCAAGGTCATTGTAGGTAGCAGAGGAAAAAACTCAAGCAAT TTTGCTGCTGACCTGGTGAGACTGGGCTATCAGAAGGTGTGTGTACTACACAAAGGTATTGATGTCCTGAGATCTACAAGTATCCTGACTGTGCCTCCTGCAGATTACTTCTGA